From Heterodontus francisci isolate sHetFra1 chromosome 9, sHetFra1.hap1, whole genome shotgun sequence, the proteins below share one genomic window:
- the LOC137373513 gene encoding probable G-protein coupled receptor 139 has protein sequence MREPTILHQIEDVYYAVLAVVGILVNSLAILILSRGKCGLSKCITHYLVAMAVADLLVVFTDVILFTVIHIHFPDTYLDTTPARSFVLVLLYAATDISVWFTVAFTFDRFVTICCLKMRTKYCTEKTVTVIVTTVSVFFCLKNIPWYFIYEPEYIIDNIPWGTIETLSFCTEVAWVTFQSLSIILTPFLPFGLILLLNALTVRHILVASRVRRKLLDHSKSENHTDPEMENRRKSIILMFTISSSFILLWMTNVVFFLYWRIADIYYYTGPHDPAYITEQSGYMLQLLSTCTNTCIYVVTQTKFREQLKNVVKYPFTAIVKLVQ, from the exons ATGCGTGAACCAACAATATTGCATCAGATAGAAGACGTTTACTATGCAGTTCTTGCAGTTGTTGGAATTCTTG TTAACTCATTGGCCATTCTGATCCTGTCACGAGGAAAGTGCgggctctccaaatgtatcacccactacctggtggccatggcagtggcagatctactggtcgttTTCACTGATGTGATACTGTTTACAGTTATTCATATTCATTTCCCAGACACTTACCTGGACACCACTCCTGCACGTTCTTTTGTACTTGTCCTGCTGTATGCAGCCACAGacatttctgtctggttcactgtcgctttcacctttgatcgatttgttacAATTTGTTGCCTGAAAATGAGAACGaaatattgcacagagaaaactGTGACTGTGATTGTAACAACAGTGAGTGTGTTCTTCTGCTTGAAAAATATTCCTtggtactttatatatgaacctgaaTATATCATTGACAATATACCCTGGGGGACAATTGAAACACTGAGCTTTTGTACTGAAGTTGCCTGGGTAACATTTCAAAGTCTCAGTATTATTTTAACCCCTTTCCTTCCATTCggtctgattttactgctcaatgctctgactgtcagacacattttagtggccagcagAGTCCGCAGGAAACTACTGGATCACAGCAAGAGTGAGAATCacactgacccagagatggagaaccgaagaaaatccatcattttaatGTTCACCATATctagcagttttatattgttatggatgacAAATGTTGTATTTTTCCTTTATTGGCGAATTGCTGACATTTATTATTACACAGGTCCCCATGATCCTGCATATATCACTGAACAATCTGGCTACATGCTGCAGCTTTTGAGCACCTGCACCAACACCTGTATTTATgtagtgacccagactaaattcagagagcagctgaagaatgtAGTCAAATATCCATTCACTGCTATTGTTAAATTAGTTCAATGA